One Peromyscus leucopus breed LL Stock chromosome 2, UCI_PerLeu_2.1, whole genome shotgun sequence DNA window includes the following coding sequences:
- the Slc30a2 gene encoding zinc transporter 2, protein MPTMDKQNLLESTSRTRSYLRSLWKSETCWTPPVDLPTVELAIQSNHCCHAQRGSGSHSDPKKQKARRKLYVASAICLVFMIGEIIGGYLAHSLAIMTDAAHLLTDFASMLISLFSLWVSSRPATKTMNFGWQRAEILGALVSVLSIWVVTGVLVYLAVQRLISGDYEIKGDTMLITSGCAVAVNIIMGLALHQSGHGHSHGRGHSHGNQSHEDSQRQEENPSVRAAFIHVIGDLLQSLGVLVAAYIIYFKPEYKYVDPICTFLFSILVLGTTLTILRDVLLVLMEGTPKGVDFTAVKNLLLSVDGVEALHSLHIWALTVAQPVLSVHIAIAQNADAQAVLKVARDRLQGKFNFHMMTIQIESYSEEMKDCQECQGPSD, encoded by the exons ATGCCGACCATGGACAAACAGAACCTGCTGGAGAGCACGAGCAGAACCCG GTCTTACTTACGGTCTCTGTGGAAGAGTGAGACCTGTTGGACCCCTCCTGTGGACCTGCCCACTGTTGAGCTGGCTATCCAGAGCAACCATTGTTGCCATGCGCAGAGGGGTTCTGGTAGCCACTCTGACCCCAAGAAGCAGAAGGCCCGGCGCAAGCTCTATGTGGCCTCTGCCATCTGCCTGGTGTTCATGATTGGAGAAATCATTG GCGGGTACCTGGCACACAGCCTGGCCATCATGACCGATGCAGCTCATTTGCTCACCGATTTTGCCAGCATGCTCATTAGCCTCTTCTCCCTGTGGGTGTCCTCCCGACCCGCCACCAAGACCATGAACTTCGGCTGGCAACGAGCTG AGATCCTTGGAGCCTTGGTGTCTGTGCTGTCCATCTGGGTGGTGACTGGGGTGCTGGTGTACCTGGCTGTGCAGCGCTTGATTTCTGGAGATTATGAGATCAAAGGGGACACCATGTTGATCACGTCAGGCTGCGCTGTGGCTGTGAACATCAT AATGGGGCTGGCTCTTCACCAGTCtggacatgggcacagccatggaCGTGGGCACAGCCATGGTAACCAAAGCCATGAGGACAGTCAACGGCAGGAGGAGAACCCCAGTGTCCGAGCAGCCTTTATCCACGTGATTGGGGACCTTCTGCAGAGTTTGGGTGTCTTGGTGGCTGCCTACATTATATACTTCAAG CCTGAGTACAAGTACGTGGACCCCATCTGCactttcctcttctccatcctggTCTTGGGGACAACATTAACCATCCTGAGAGATGTCCTCTTGGTGCTCATGGAAG GGACTCCCAAAGGTGTGGACTTCACGGCCGTGAAGAACCTTCTGCTGTCCGTGGACGGGGTGGAAGCCTTGCACAGTCTGCACATCTGGGCGCTGACCGTGGCCCAGCCCGTGCTCTCCGTGCACATAGCCATCG ctcAGAATGCTGACGCCCAAGCTGTGCTGAAGGTGGCGAGGGACCGCCTCCAGGGGAAGTTCAATTTCCACATGATGACCATCCAGATTGAGAGCTACTCCGAGGAGATGAAGGACTGTCAGGAATGCCAGGGCCCctcagactga